Proteins co-encoded in one Sphingopyxis sp. BE259 genomic window:
- a CDS encoding ABC-F family ATP-binding cassette domain-containing protein, whose product MLTINGITVRLGGRAILERATASLPAKSRVGLIGRNGAGKSTLMKVMIGQLEADEGSIDMPRKTRVGYIAQEAPHGTATPFDTVLAADTERAELLTASEVEQDPDKLGDIHERLIAIDAYTAPARAARILIGLGFDEDMQAQPLDSFSGGWKMRVALAALLFSEPDLLLLDEPSNHLDLEATLWLENFLRAYPGQLVVISHERDLLNNVVDNILHLEGGKVTLYAGGYDAFERQRAERAAQLAAAKASQDAQRAKLQDYVARNSARASTAKQAQSRAKLLAKMQPIAALAEDQTLAFDFPSPDELKPPLITLDLASVGYADRPVLQRLNLRIDPDDRIALLGRNGNGKTTLARLLAAQLSPMAGAMAASGKMRVGYFTQYQVEELDGSDTPLAHMTRVMEGKTQAAIRAQLGRFGFSGNKAVTEVKKLSGGERARLALALITRDAPHLLILDEPTNHLDVDAREALVQALNSFDGAVVLVSHDRHMLELTADRLVLVDDGTAREYSGSMDDYVDMILGKGPSKDKVSKADKKGDRKAAAVAREAGAKIRKDVSDAEADLAKYQVILSAIDRAMFDPAGAANEYKGLTMSELSQRRGKIVAAQEAAEIRWIAAGEALEAFEGAA is encoded by the coding sequence ATGCTGACGATCAACGGAATCACTGTACGCCTTGGCGGGCGCGCCATCCTCGAACGCGCCACCGCGAGCCTACCGGCGAAAAGCCGCGTCGGGCTGATCGGACGCAATGGCGCGGGCAAATCGACGCTGATGAAGGTTATGATCGGTCAGCTCGAAGCCGACGAGGGCAGCATCGATATGCCCCGCAAGACGCGCGTCGGCTATATCGCGCAGGAAGCGCCGCACGGGACCGCAACGCCGTTCGACACCGTGCTGGCCGCCGACACCGAACGCGCCGAATTGCTGACCGCGTCGGAGGTTGAGCAGGATCCCGACAAGCTCGGCGACATCCACGAACGGCTGATTGCGATCGATGCCTATACCGCGCCGGCGCGCGCCGCGCGCATCCTGATCGGGCTGGGGTTCGACGAGGATATGCAGGCGCAGCCGCTCGACAGCTTCTCGGGCGGGTGGAAGATGCGCGTCGCGCTCGCGGCGCTCTTGTTCTCCGAACCCGATCTGCTGCTGCTCGACGAACCGTCGAACCACCTCGACCTGGAAGCAACGCTGTGGCTGGAAAATTTCCTGCGCGCCTATCCGGGGCAGCTGGTGGTGATCAGTCACGAGCGCGACCTGCTCAACAATGTCGTCGACAATATCCTGCATCTCGAAGGCGGCAAGGTGACGCTCTACGCCGGCGGCTATGACGCGTTCGAACGCCAGCGTGCCGAGCGCGCGGCGCAGCTCGCCGCGGCGAAAGCGTCGCAGGATGCCCAGCGCGCCAAGCTGCAGGATTATGTCGCGCGCAACAGCGCCCGCGCCTCGACCGCGAAGCAGGCGCAGTCGCGCGCGAAGCTGCTCGCCAAGATGCAGCCCATCGCGGCGCTGGCAGAGGACCAGACTTTGGCGTTCGATTTTCCCAGTCCCGACGAGTTGAAGCCGCCGCTGATCACGCTTGACCTGGCCAGCGTCGGTTATGCGGATCGCCCGGTGCTTCAGCGGCTCAACCTGCGGATCGATCCCGATGACCGCATCGCGCTGCTCGGGCGGAACGGCAACGGCAAGACAACGCTGGCACGCCTGCTCGCCGCGCAGCTCAGCCCGATGGCGGGCGCGATGGCGGCGTCGGGCAAGATGCGCGTCGGCTATTTCACCCAATATCAGGTCGAGGAACTCGACGGCAGCGACACCCCGCTCGCGCATATGACGCGCGTGATGGAGGGCAAGACACAGGCCGCGATCCGCGCTCAGCTCGGCCGTTTCGGTTTTTCGGGCAACAAGGCGGTGACCGAGGTCAAAAAGCTGTCGGGCGGCGAACGCGCGCGGCTGGCGCTGGCGCTGATCACCCGCGACGCGCCGCATTTGTTGATCCTCGACGAACCGACCAATCACCTTGACGTCGATGCCCGCGAGGCGCTGGTGCAGGCGCTCAACAGTTTCGACGGCGCGGTGGTGCTGGTCAGCCACGACCGCCACATGCTCGAACTCACCGCCGATCGGCTGGTGCTGGTCGATGACGGCACGGCGCGCGAATATTCGGGCAGCATGGACGATTATGTCGACATGATCCTGGGCAAGGGGCCGTCGAAGGACAAGGTTTCGAAAGCCGACAAAAAGGGAGACCGCAAAGCCGCTGCGGTCGCGCGCGAGGCCGGGGCGAAGATCCGCAAGGATGTCTCGGATGCCGAGGCCGATCTGGCCAAATATCAGGTCATCCTCTCGGCGATCGACCGCGCGATGTTCGACCCCGCGGGCGCCGCGAACGAATATAAGGGGCTGACGATGAGCGAGCTGTCGCAGCGCCGCGGCAAGATTGTTGCAGCGCAGGAAGCCGCCGAAATTCGCTGGATCGCTGCCGGTGAGGCGCTGGAGGCGTTTGAGGGCGCGGCTTAG
- the hppD gene encoding 4-hydroxyphenylpyruvate dioxygenase: MTDLFDNPLGLDGFEFVEFSAPDKGILEPVFQAMGFAQIAHHRSKDVQLWRQGGINLIANYEPKSPAAYFAAEHGPSACGMGWRVRDAAKAYSEAIERGAEPVEVNPGPMELRLPAIRGIGGSIIYLIDRYGDDLSIYDIDFVYEEGVDRHPVGAGMQLIDHLTHNVYGGRMAHWAAFYERIAGFREIRYFDIKGEYTGLTSKAMTAPDGKIRIPLNEEGAGGKGQIEEYLRAYNGEGIQHIAFSCDDLYAAWDKLKALGNPFAPAPPATYYEMLEERLPGHGESVEGLQSRGILLDGSTTEGDPRLLLQIFGQTVIGPVFFEFIQRKKDEGFGEGNFTALFKSMEMDQIRRGALNVTEPAE; encoded by the coding sequence ATGACCGACCTGTTCGACAATCCGTTGGGCCTCGACGGATTTGAATTCGTCGAATTTTCGGCGCCCGACAAGGGCATTCTCGAACCGGTTTTCCAGGCGATGGGCTTTGCTCAGATCGCCCATCACCGCTCAAAGGACGTCCAGCTGTGGCGCCAGGGCGGCATCAACCTGATCGCTAACTATGAACCCAAATCGCCCGCCGCCTATTTCGCTGCCGAGCACGGACCGTCGGCGTGCGGCATGGGCTGGCGCGTCCGCGATGCCGCCAAGGCTTACAGCGAAGCGATCGAACGCGGGGCCGAGCCGGTCGAGGTCAACCCCGGCCCGATGGAACTGCGCCTGCCCGCAATCCGCGGCATCGGCGGGTCGATCATCTATCTGATCGACCGGTACGGCGACGACCTCAGCATCTACGATATCGACTTCGTTTATGAGGAAGGCGTCGATCGCCACCCGGTGGGTGCGGGGATGCAGCTGATCGATCATCTGACGCACAATGTCTATGGCGGCCGCATGGCGCATTGGGCGGCGTTTTACGAGCGCATCGCGGGCTTCCGCGAGATTCGCTATTTTGACATCAAGGGCGAATATACCGGGCTGACGTCAAAGGCGATGACCGCGCCCGACGGCAAGATCCGCATCCCGCTCAACGAAGAGGGCGCGGGCGGAAAGGGGCAGATCGAGGAGTATCTGCGCGCCTATAATGGCGAGGGTATCCAGCATATCGCGTTCAGCTGCGACGATCTCTACGCCGCGTGGGACAAGCTCAAGGCGCTCGGCAACCCGTTTGCCCCGGCACCCCCGGCGACCTATTACGAGATGCTCGAAGAGCGGCTGCCGGGCCATGGCGAGTCCGTCGAGGGACTCCAGTCGCGCGGCATCCTGCTCGACGGTTCGACGACCGAAGGCGACCCGCGCCTGCTCCTCCAGATTTTCGGCCAGACCGTCATCGGCCCGGTGTTTTTCGAATTCATCCAGCGCAAGAAGGATGAAGGCTTCGGCGAGGGCAATTTCACCGCGCTGTTCAAATCGATGGAGATGGACCAGATTCGCCGCGGCGCGCTCAACGTGACGGAGCCTGCCGAATGA
- a CDS encoding VOC family protein, translating into MTSPIKLGGVHHAAYRCKDAKQTVDWYERMLGMTYTTAFAEDHVPSTGEYDPYMHVFLDAGNGNILAFFELPNQPVMGRDENTPAWVQHLAFKVGGYDELVAAKAHLESEGVDVLGPTHHGIFKSIYFFDPNGHRVELACDIGTAEQYAELKRVAPLMLEEWSQTKKAPRHADWLHTAANE; encoded by the coding sequence ATGACCAGCCCGATCAAACTCGGCGGCGTGCATCACGCCGCCTATCGCTGCAAGGACGCCAAGCAGACGGTCGACTGGTACGAGCGCATGCTCGGTATGACCTACACCACCGCCTTTGCCGAGGACCATGTGCCGTCGACCGGTGAATATGATCCGTACATGCATGTCTTTCTCGACGCGGGGAACGGCAATATCCTGGCGTTTTTTGAGCTGCCGAACCAGCCGGTGATGGGCCGCGACGAGAATACTCCGGCGTGGGTTCAGCATTTGGCGTTCAAGGTCGGCGGCTACGACGAACTGGTGGCGGCGAAGGCGCATCTGGAAAGCGAAGGCGTCGACGTGCTCGGCCCGACGCATCATGGCATCTTCAAATCGATCTATTTCTTCGATCCCAACGGCCACCGCGTGGAACTGGCGTGCGACATCGGCACCGCCGAACAATATGCCGAACTGAAGCGCGTCGCGCCGCTGATGCTCGAGGAATGGAGCCAGACCAAGAAGGCCCCGCGTCACGCCGACTGGCTGCACACCGCGGCGAACGAGTAG